Proteins co-encoded in one Xanthomonas campestris pv. badrii genomic window:
- a CDS encoding polysaccharide biosynthesis/export family protein → MKKLIGRFCQALSLALICSMTLGACSTGKDMATSLPLPDPLAMSAVQPEYRLSPGDLLLVKVFQIDDLERQVRIDQNGHISLPLIGDVNAAGMGVGELEKMVAERYRNGYLQNPQVSVFVQESNGRRVTVTGAVTEPGIYPVIGANLTLQQAVAQAKGVSTVASRGNVIVFRMVNGQKMIARFDLTEIEKGANPDPEIYGGDIVVVYRSDARVWLRTMLELTPLVMVWRAYR, encoded by the coding sequence ATGAAGAAACTGATCGGACGATTTTGCCAAGCCCTGAGCCTGGCGTTGATCTGCTCGATGACACTGGGTGCCTGCAGCACCGGGAAGGACATGGCGACATCGTTGCCGCTTCCCGATCCGCTCGCAATGTCCGCAGTGCAACCCGAGTATCGACTCTCCCCGGGCGATCTGTTGTTGGTCAAGGTCTTCCAGATCGACGATCTGGAGCGGCAGGTCCGTATCGATCAGAACGGTCATATCTCGCTGCCGTTGATCGGCGACGTCAATGCCGCCGGCATGGGTGTCGGCGAGCTGGAGAAGATGGTGGCCGAGCGCTACCGCAACGGGTACCTGCAAAATCCCCAGGTGTCGGTGTTCGTGCAGGAATCCAATGGCCGCCGCGTCACCGTCACCGGCGCCGTCACCGAACCCGGCATCTATCCGGTCATCGGCGCCAACCTGACCCTGCAGCAGGCTGTTGCGCAGGCCAAGGGCGTCAGTACCGTGGCGAGCCGCGGCAACGTGATCGTGTTTCGCATGGTCAACGGGCAGAAGATGATCGCGCGTTTCGACCTGACCGAGATCGAGAAGGGCGCCAATCCGGACCCTGAGATCTACGGTGGCGACATCGTTGTGGTGTATCGCTCGGATGCGCGCGTCTGGCTGCGCACCATGCTGGAACTGACCCCCTTGGTGATGGTGTGGCGCGCTTACCGATGA
- the rplT gene encoding 50S ribosomal protein L20 yields MARVKRGVQARRRHKKILTLAKGYYNARRKVFRVAKQAVIKAQQYAYIGRKQKKRNFRSLWITRINAAARINGLSYSRFMNGLLKAGITLDRKVLADIAVHDAAGFAALAEKAKGALAA; encoded by the coding sequence ATGGCACGAGTAAAGCGTGGCGTACAGGCGCGTCGCCGCCACAAGAAAATCCTGACCCTGGCGAAGGGTTACTACAACGCTCGCCGCAAGGTCTTCCGCGTTGCCAAGCAGGCAGTCATCAAGGCACAGCAGTACGCCTACATTGGCCGCAAGCAGAAGAAGCGTAATTTCCGTTCGCTGTGGATCACCCGCATCAATGCGGCTGCCCGCATCAACGGCTTGAGCTACAGCCGTTTCATGAACGGCCTGCTCAAGGCTGGCATCACCCTGGACCGCAAGGTGCTGGCTGATATCGCCGTGCACGACGCCGCCGGCTTTGCCGCGCTGGCCGAGAAGGCAAAGGGCGCGCTGGCGGCGTAA
- the infC gene encoding translation initiation factor IF-3 → MGDCNISTPDNKQNRKNQEIRVPRVRVIGSDGEMVGVLSRDEALAKAEEEGLDLVEIQPQADPPVCKIMDFGKFKFEQQKKANEAKKKTKQVEIKELKFRPVTDEGDYQIKLRNMRRFLEEGDKVKVNIRFRGREMSHQELGREMAARIEADLGDDIVIESRPRLEGRQMVMMIAPKKKI, encoded by the coding sequence CTGGGAGATTGCAATATCAGTACCCCTGACAACAAACAGAACCGCAAGAACCAAGAAATCCGTGTGCCGCGCGTCCGCGTGATCGGCAGCGACGGAGAGATGGTCGGCGTGTTGTCGCGCGACGAAGCGCTCGCCAAGGCCGAGGAAGAAGGCCTGGATCTTGTCGAAATCCAGCCGCAGGCCGATCCGCCGGTCTGCAAGATCATGGACTTCGGCAAGTTCAAGTTCGAGCAGCAGAAGAAGGCCAACGAGGCCAAGAAGAAGACCAAGCAGGTCGAGATCAAGGAACTCAAGTTCCGCCCGGTGACCGACGAGGGCGACTACCAGATCAAGCTGCGCAACATGCGCCGTTTTCTGGAAGAGGGCGACAAGGTCAAGGTCAACATCCGCTTCCGTGGCCGTGAAATGAGCCACCAGGAGCTGGGCCGCGAGATGGCGGCCCGGATCGAGGCCGATCTGGGCGACGACATCGTCATCGAATCCCGTCCGCGCCTGGAAGGGCGTCAGATGGTCATGATGATCGCGCCGAAGAAGAAGATCTGA
- a CDS encoding phenylalanine--tRNA ligase subunit alpha, with product MSEIQSLTERALADVAAAQTPDQLEALRVALLGKSGSITAQLKQLGTLPADQRKAAGEAINLSRDALTAALSERKHTLENAALDARLAGERIDVTLPGRRSERGGLHPVTRTLERIVEIFARLGYELSDGPEIEDDWHNFEALNFPPHHPARAMHDTFYFGDGRLLRTHTSGVQVRYMDAHTPPLRMIAAGKVYRSDSDQTHSPMFHQVEGLLVDEHSTFADLKGTLSEFVRAFFERDFEMRFRPSYFPFVEPGAEVDIAWQQPDGSTRWLEVLGCGMVHPNVLRSVGIDPERYTGFAFGLGVERFAMLRYGVNDLRAFFENDVRFLRQFA from the coding sequence ATGAGTGAGATTCAATCCCTGACCGAGCGCGCGCTGGCCGATGTCGCCGCCGCGCAGACGCCGGACCAACTGGAAGCATTGCGGGTCGCCTTGCTGGGCAAGAGCGGCAGCATCACCGCCCAGCTCAAGCAGCTCGGCACGCTGCCGGCCGATCAGCGAAAGGCCGCTGGCGAAGCGATCAACCTGTCGCGCGATGCGCTGACCGCGGCGTTGTCCGAGCGCAAGCACACGCTGGAAAACGCCGCGCTGGACGCACGTCTGGCCGGGGAGCGGATCGATGTCACCTTGCCGGGGCGTCGCAGCGAACGCGGTGGATTGCACCCGGTTACGCGCACGCTCGAGCGCATCGTCGAGATCTTTGCGCGCTTGGGCTATGAGTTGTCCGACGGCCCGGAAATCGAGGACGACTGGCACAACTTCGAAGCGCTGAACTTCCCGCCGCACCATCCGGCGCGCGCGATGCACGACACGTTCTATTTCGGCGACGGCCGCCTGTTGCGGACCCACACCTCCGGTGTGCAGGTGCGCTACATGGACGCACACACGCCGCCGCTGCGCATGATCGCCGCCGGCAAGGTGTATCGCTCCGATTCGGACCAGACCCACTCGCCGATGTTCCATCAGGTGGAGGGGCTGCTGGTGGACGAACATTCCACCTTCGCCGATCTCAAGGGCACCTTGTCCGAGTTCGTGCGCGCCTTCTTCGAGCGCGATTTCGAAATGCGTTTCCGTCCCAGCTATTTCCCGTTCGTGGAGCCGGGTGCGGAAGTGGACATCGCCTGGCAGCAGCCCGATGGCAGCACACGCTGGCTGGAAGTGCTGGGCTGCGGCATGGTGCACCCGAACGTGCTGCGCAGCGTCGGCATCGACCCGGAGCGCTACACCGGCTTCGCCTTCGGCCTGGGCGTGGAGCGCTTTGCGATGCTGCGCTACGGCGTCAACGACCTGCGCGCCTTCTTCGAAAACGATGTGCGTTTTCTCAGGCAGTTTGCCTGA
- the thrS gene encoding threonine--tRNA ligase produces MINITLPDGSRREFESPVSVMQVAQSIGAGLAKATIAGQVDGQLVDASDVIDHDASLRIITAKDAEGVEIIRHSCAHLVGHAVKQLYPEVKMVIGPVIAEGFYYDIYSERPFTPEDMAAIEQRMQELIAQDYDVIKKVTPRAEVIEVFAQRGEEYKLRLIEDMSEDITAMGLYYHQEYVDMCRGPHVPNTRFLKAFKLTRISGAYWRGDAKNEQLQRIYGTAWADKKQLDAYILRMEEADKRDHRRIGKAQDLFHLQEEAPGLVFWHPKGWSLWQVVEQYMRKVYRDSGYGEVRCPQILDVSLWQKSGHWDNYQDAMFFTESEKRTYAVKPMNCPGHVQVFNQGLHSYRDLPIRYGEFGACHRNEPSGALHGILRVRGFTQDDGHVFCLESQIESEVTAFHQQALAVYTAFGFDDIQIKIALRPEKRLGDDATWDKAEAALRSALGVCGVQWQELPGEGAFYGPKIEYHLKDAIGRTWQLGTMQVDFMMPGRLGAEYVDENSQKKHPVMLHRAIVGSMERFIGILIEHHAGAFPSWLAPVQVVVANITDAQAEYVDSVRKTLANQGFRVSADLRNEKIGYKIREHTLQRVPYLLVVGDREKENGAVAVRTRSGEDLGTMTVSAFIERLQAEQAA; encoded by the coding sequence ATGATCAACATCACGCTCCCCGACGGCAGCCGCCGCGAATTCGAATCCCCCGTCTCGGTGATGCAGGTCGCCCAGTCGATCGGCGCCGGCCTGGCCAAGGCCACCATCGCCGGCCAGGTCGATGGCCAGCTGGTCGACGCCAGCGACGTCATCGACCACGACGCCAGCCTGCGCATCATCACCGCCAAGGATGCCGAAGGCGTGGAAATCATCCGCCACTCCTGCGCCCACCTGGTCGGCCACGCGGTCAAGCAGCTGTATCCCGAAGTCAAGATGGTGATCGGCCCGGTCATCGCCGAAGGCTTCTATTACGACATCTACAGCGAGCGCCCGTTCACGCCCGAAGACATGGCCGCGATCGAGCAGCGCATGCAGGAACTGATCGCGCAGGACTACGACGTGATCAAGAAGGTCACCCCGCGCGCCGAGGTGATCGAGGTGTTCGCCCAGCGCGGTGAGGAGTACAAGCTGCGCCTGATCGAGGACATGTCCGAGGACATCACCGCGATGGGCCTGTACTACCACCAGGAATACGTGGACATGTGCCGGGGCCCGCATGTACCGAACACGCGCTTCCTCAAGGCGTTCAAGCTGACCCGCATCTCCGGCGCCTACTGGCGCGGCGATGCCAAGAACGAGCAGTTGCAGCGTATCTACGGCACCGCCTGGGCCGACAAGAAACAGCTCGATGCCTACATCCTGCGCATGGAAGAAGCCGACAAGCGCGACCACCGCCGCATCGGCAAGGCGCAGGACCTGTTCCACCTGCAGGAAGAAGCGCCCGGCCTGGTGTTCTGGCACCCCAAGGGCTGGTCGCTGTGGCAGGTGGTCGAGCAGTACATGCGCAAGGTCTACCGCGACAGCGGCTACGGCGAAGTGCGCTGCCCGCAGATCCTGGACGTGTCACTGTGGCAGAAATCCGGCCACTGGGACAACTACCAGGACGCGATGTTCTTCACCGAGTCGGAAAAGCGCACCTACGCGGTCAAGCCGATGAACTGCCCCGGCCACGTGCAGGTGTTCAACCAGGGCCTGCACAGCTACCGCGACCTGCCGATTCGCTACGGCGAGTTCGGCGCCTGCCACCGCAACGAGCCCTCGGGCGCGCTGCACGGCATCCTGCGCGTGCGCGGCTTCACCCAGGACGACGGGCACGTGTTCTGCCTGGAATCGCAGATCGAGTCCGAAGTCACCGCCTTCCACCAGCAGGCGCTGGCGGTGTACACCGCGTTCGGCTTCGACGACATCCAGATCAAGATCGCGCTGCGCCCGGAAAAGCGCTTGGGCGACGATGCCACCTGGGACAAGGCCGAAGCTGCGCTGCGCAGCGCGCTGGGCGTGTGCGGGGTGCAGTGGCAGGAGCTGCCGGGCGAGGGCGCCTTCTATGGCCCCAAGATCGAGTACCACCTCAAGGACGCCATCGGCCGTACCTGGCAGCTGGGCACCATGCAGGTCGACTTCATGATGCCCGGTCGCCTGGGCGCCGAGTACGTGGACGAAAACAGCCAGAAGAAGCATCCGGTGATGCTGCACCGGGCCATCGTCGGTTCGATGGAGCGTTTCATCGGTATCCTGATCGAGCACCATGCCGGCGCCTTCCCGTCCTGGCTGGCTCCGGTCCAGGTCGTTGTCGCCAACATCACCGACGCTCAGGCCGAATATGTCGACTCGGTTCGGAAAACCCTTGCAAATCAAGGCTTCCGTGTCAGCGCCGATTTGCGTAACGAGAAGATCGGTTATAAGATTCGCGAGCATACGCTGCAACGCGTGCCCTATCTGCTGGTGGTCGGCGACCGCGAGAAGGAAAATGGCGCGGTTGCCGTGCGGACGCGATCGGGAGAGGACCTTGGAACCATGACGGTTTCGGCCTTCATCGAGCGTCTGCAGGCAGAGCAGGCAGCGTGA
- the pheT gene encoding phenylalanine--tRNA ligase subunit beta yields the protein MKFSENWLRSHVPIQASREELAATLTAIGLEVEEVTPLGESLGQVVVARIVEAVRHPEADRLQVCSVDAGQGELLQIVCGAPNARAGLVAPLALVGAQIGELTIAAAKLRGVPSNGMLCSARELGLDNDASGLFELPDDAPVGQALAEYLGLPDASIEIKLTPNRADCFSVRGIAFDVAAACASEVVAFDAAAVAPVSTRTLAVELDAGNEAPRYCGRVIEGIDPAATTPVWLAERLRRSGVRPVSLLVDITQYVMLELGQPMHAFDLDTLQGPIGVRRSRAGEQLALLDGRQVTLDDSFLTITDAGRPVALAGLMGGLDTRVTETTRNVFLESAYFDPAAIMGRGRKLGLHTDAGHRFERGVDPALAPQAIEVATRLVLDLAGGTPGPVVHAQLPQHLPQATPIVLRRARIARVLGIQIDDAEVVRILSALGMQLEAVAEGWQVMAPSRRFDIAIEEDLIEELARIHGYDRVPTTLPGGASRIAMPSETQLDELTVRRQLVARELQETINYAFVDADLLQRWQLSEGLVPLANPLSAELAIMRPRLLPGLVATLGRNAARQAGRVRLFELGKVFAAAADAGMAPREAQHVAAAVCGDALALQWGEPARKVDFHDVKGDLLALAAASGAVLEFRPSAQPFGHPGRSADIHRDGVCIGWIGQVHPRLAKAMDIDVDVVAFELELAPLVQRALPRAGELSRFPSVRRDLAFLVPEQVSWASLSASVQTAVGPLLREVQLFDRYVGQGVEPGFKSLAMGLILQDNSRTLTDRDVDAVVTDVVAVVEREHRARIRS from the coding sequence ATGAAATTCTCAGAAAATTGGCTGCGTAGCCACGTTCCTATCCAGGCCAGCCGCGAGGAGTTGGCTGCGACGCTGACGGCGATCGGTCTGGAGGTGGAAGAGGTGACGCCGTTGGGCGAGTCGCTGGGCCAGGTGGTGGTGGCACGAATCGTCGAAGCGGTGCGGCATCCGGAGGCTGACCGCCTGCAGGTCTGCAGTGTCGATGCCGGGCAGGGCGAGTTGCTGCAGATCGTGTGCGGCGCACCCAATGCGCGTGCAGGCCTGGTGGCGCCGTTGGCGCTGGTCGGTGCGCAGATCGGCGAGCTGACCATCGCCGCGGCCAAGCTGCGTGGCGTGCCCTCCAACGGCATGTTGTGCTCGGCCAGGGAACTGGGCCTGGACAACGATGCCTCCGGCCTGTTCGAACTACCGGACGATGCGCCGGTGGGTCAGGCGCTGGCCGAGTATCTCGGCCTGCCCGACGCCAGCATCGAGATCAAGCTCACTCCCAATCGCGCCGATTGCTTCAGCGTGCGCGGCATTGCCTTCGATGTGGCGGCTGCTTGCGCCAGCGAAGTGGTGGCCTTCGACGCGGCTGCCGTTGCGCCAGTGTCCACGCGGACGCTGGCGGTGGAATTGGACGCCGGCAACGAGGCCCCGCGCTATTGCGGGCGCGTGATCGAAGGCATCGATCCGGCTGCGACCACGCCGGTCTGGCTGGCCGAGCGCCTGCGTCGCAGTGGTGTGCGCCCGGTGTCGTTGCTGGTGGACATCACCCAGTACGTGATGCTGGAACTGGGCCAGCCGATGCACGCCTTCGACCTGGACACCTTGCAGGGGCCGATCGGCGTGCGCCGTTCGCGCGCCGGCGAGCAGCTGGCGCTGCTGGATGGGCGTCAGGTCACGTTGGACGATTCTTTTCTGACCATCACCGATGCCGGCCGTCCGGTGGCGCTGGCCGGGTTGATGGGCGGGCTGGACACGCGGGTCACCGAGACCACCCGCAACGTGTTCCTGGAATCGGCGTATTTCGATCCGGCCGCGATCATGGGACGTGGTCGCAAGCTCGGCCTGCACACCGATGCCGGCCATCGCTTCGAGCGTGGGGTGGACCCGGCGCTGGCGCCGCAGGCCATCGAAGTGGCCACGCGCCTGGTGCTGGATCTGGCCGGCGGTACGCCGGGCCCGGTGGTGCATGCCCAGTTGCCGCAGCATCTGCCGCAGGCCACACCGATCGTATTGCGCCGCGCGCGGATCGCACGCGTGCTCGGTATCCAGATCGACGATGCGGAGGTGGTGCGCATCCTGAGCGCGCTCGGCATGCAGCTCGAGGCCGTGGCCGAGGGCTGGCAGGTGATGGCGCCGAGCCGTCGCTTCGACATCGCCATCGAGGAAGATCTGATCGAAGAGCTGGCGCGCATCCATGGCTATGACCGGGTGCCGACCACGCTGCCCGGCGGTGCCAGCCGGATCGCGATGCCGAGCGAGACCCAGCTGGACGAGCTCACCGTGCGCCGCCAGCTGGTGGCGCGCGAACTGCAGGAGACCATCAATTACGCCTTCGTCGATGCCGACCTGCTGCAGCGGTGGCAGCTCAGCGAAGGATTGGTGCCGCTGGCCAACCCGCTCAGCGCGGAGCTGGCCATCATGCGTCCGCGCCTGCTGCCGGGCCTGGTGGCGACCCTGGGCCGCAACGCGGCGCGCCAGGCCGGGCGCGTCCGCCTGTTCGAGCTGGGCAAGGTGTTTGCCGCTGCCGCCGATGCGGGCATGGCGCCGCGCGAAGCCCAGCACGTTGCCGCTGCAGTGTGCGGCGATGCGCTGGCGCTGCAATGGGGCGAGCCGGCACGCAAGGTGGACTTCCATGATGTGAAGGGCGACCTGCTGGCGCTGGCCGCGGCCAGTGGTGCGGTGCTGGAGTTCCGTCCGTCGGCACAGCCGTTCGGGCATCCGGGCCGTTCGGCTGACATCCATCGCGACGGGGTGTGTATCGGCTGGATCGGGCAGGTGCATCCGCGCCTGGCCAAGGCGATGGACATCGACGTGGACGTGGTGGCGTTCGAGTTGGAGCTTGCACCGCTGGTGCAGCGCGCCTTGCCGCGTGCCGGCGAGCTGTCGCGCTTCCCCTCGGTGCGCCGCGACCTGGCCTTCCTGGTGCCGGAGCAGGTGAGTTGGGCGTCGCTGTCGGCCAGCGTGCAGACGGCGGTCGGTCCGTTGCTGCGCGAGGTGCAGTTGTTCGACCGCTATGTCGGGCAGGGGGTCGAGCCAGGTTTCAAGAGTCTGGCTATGGGCTTGATTTTGCAGGATAACTCGCGCACTCTCACCGACCGGGACGTGGATGCGGTCGTGACCGATGTGGTGGCGGTGGTCGAGCGCGAGCACCGCGCCCGGATCCGGAGTTGA
- a CDS encoding GumC family protein: protein MARLPMSMNSDNRSSPSQRHGHLELADVSLLDYWRALVSQRWLIILITIGATLLALVITFLMPEKYRATSTLQIERDSLNVVNVDNLMPVESPQDRDFYQTQYQLLQSRSLARAVIREAKLDQEPAFKEQVEEALEKAAAKNPEAGKSLDSRQAIIERSLTNTLLAGLVVEPILNSRLVYVNYDSPDPVLAAKIANTYAKVFIVSTQERRMKASSFATKFLAERLEQLRSKVEDSEKSLVAYSTDEQIVSVGDDKPSLPAQNLTDLNALLASAQDARIKAEAAWRQAASGDAMSLPQVLSSPLIQTLRGEQVRLTSEYQQKLSTFKPDYPEMQRLKAQIEESRRQINGEIVNVRQSLKATYDASVHQEQLLNERIAGLRNSELDLQSRSIRYNMLKRDVDTNRQLYDALLQRYKEIGVASNVGANNVTIVDTADVPTSKTSPKLKLNLALGFIFGVFLGLAVALVRYFLRSNGPETRLN from the coding sequence GTGGCGCGCTTACCGATGAGTATGAATTCCGACAATCGTTCCTCGCCGTCGCAGCGCCATGGGCATCTTGAACTGGCAGATGTGAGCTTGCTCGACTACTGGCGCGCGCTGGTGTCGCAGCGCTGGCTGATCATCCTGATCACCATCGGCGCGACCCTGCTGGCGCTGGTGATCACCTTCCTGATGCCGGAAAAGTATCGCGCCACCAGTACGCTGCAGATCGAGCGCGACTCGCTCAACGTGGTGAATGTCGACAACCTGATGCCGGTGGAGTCGCCGCAGGATCGCGACTTCTACCAGACCCAGTACCAGCTGTTGCAAAGCCGGTCGCTGGCGCGTGCGGTGATTCGCGAAGCCAAGCTCGACCAGGAGCCTGCGTTCAAGGAGCAGGTGGAAGAGGCGCTGGAAAAGGCTGCGGCCAAGAATCCGGAGGCCGGCAAGTCGCTCGATTCGCGTCAGGCGATCATCGAGCGCAGCCTGACCAATACCCTGCTGGCAGGTCTGGTGGTCGAGCCGATCCTCAATTCGCGCCTGGTCTACGTCAACTACGATTCGCCGGACCCGGTGCTGGCGGCAAAGATCGCCAACACATATGCGAAGGTGTTCATCGTCAGCACGCAGGAGCGCCGCATGAAGGCGTCTTCGTTTGCGACCAAGTTCCTCGCCGAGCGTCTGGAGCAACTGCGTTCCAAGGTCGAGGACTCGGAGAAGTCGCTGGTGGCGTATTCGACCGATGAGCAGATCGTGTCGGTGGGCGACGACAAGCCTTCATTGCCTGCGCAGAACCTGACCGACCTCAACGCACTGCTGGCTTCGGCGCAGGATGCGCGCATCAAGGCCGAGGCCGCCTGGCGTCAGGCTGCGAGCGGCGACGCGATGTCGCTGCCGCAGGTGCTGAGCAGCCCGTTGATCCAGACGCTGCGCGGCGAGCAGGTACGCCTGACCAGCGAGTACCAGCAGAAGCTGTCGACCTTCAAGCCGGATTACCCGGAAATGCAGCGCCTGAAGGCGCAGATCGAAGAGTCGCGCCGGCAGATCAATGGCGAGATCGTCAACGTTCGCCAGTCGCTCAAGGCGACCTACGACGCGTCCGTGCATCAGGAGCAGTTGCTCAACGAACGCATTGCCGGCCTGCGCAACAGCGAACTCGATCTGCAGAGCCGCAGCATCCGCTACAACATGCTGAAGCGCGACGTGGATACCAACCGCCAGCTCTACGATGCGCTCCTGCAGCGTTACAAGGAGATCGGTGTCGCGAGCAACGTCGGCGCCAACAACGTGACCATCGTCGACACTGCAGATGTGCCTACGTCTAAGACTTCGCCGAAACTCAAATTGAACCTCGCTTTGGGTTTCATCTTTGGCGTATTCCTTGGTCTGGCGGTGGCGCTCGTGCGCTACTTCCTGCGGAGCAATGGGCCGGAAACACGATTGAACTGA
- a CDS encoding integration host factor subunit alpha → MALTKAEMAERLFDEVGLNKREAKEFVDAFFDVLRDALEQGRQVKLSGFGNFDLRRKNQRPGRNPKTGEEIPISARTVVTFRPGQKLKERVEAYAGSGQ, encoded by the coding sequence ATGGCATTGACGAAAGCGGAGATGGCCGAGCGTCTGTTCGACGAGGTTGGTCTGAACAAGCGTGAGGCAAAGGAATTTGTCGATGCGTTCTTCGACGTGCTGCGCGATGCGCTGGAGCAGGGCCGTCAGGTGAAGCTGTCCGGTTTCGGCAACTTCGATCTGCGGCGCAAGAACCAACGGCCCGGTCGCAATCCCAAGACCGGTGAGGAAATTCCGATCTCGGCCCGCACGGTGGTGACCTTCCGCCCGGGCCAGAAACTCAAGGAACGGGTGGAGGCTTATGCTGGATCCGGGCAGTAA
- a CDS encoding MerR family transcriptional regulator: protein MLDPGSNRELPPIPAKRYFTIGEVSELCDVKPHVLRYWETEFPSLEPVKRRGNRRYYQRHDVLMVRQIRGLLYEQGYTIGGARLRLEGDGAKSESALSNQIIKQVRMELEEVLQLLRR, encoded by the coding sequence ATGCTGGATCCGGGCAGTAATCGCGAGCTACCGCCGATTCCGGCCAAGCGCTACTTCACCATCGGTGAAGTGAGCGAGCTATGTGACGTCAAGCCGCACGTGCTGCGCTACTGGGAGACGGAGTTTCCGAGCCTGGAGCCGGTCAAGCGGCGCGGCAATCGGCGCTACTACCAGCGCCACGACGTATTGATGGTGCGGCAGATCCGCGGCCTGCTCTACGAGCAGGGCTATACCATCGGCGGTGCGCGCCTGCGTCTGGAGGGCGATGGCGCCAAGAGCGAGTCGGCATTGAGCAACCAGATCATCAAGCAGGTACGGATGGAGCTGGAAGAAGTGCTGCAATTGCTGCGCCGCTAG
- the rpmI gene encoding 50S ribosomal protein L35, whose translation MPKIKTNRAAAKRFRKTASGKYKCGHANRSHILTKKATKRKRNLRQTNHVRAEDAGRLDRMLPYL comes from the coding sequence ATGCCCAAGATCAAGACCAACCGGGCGGCGGCCAAGCGTTTCCGCAAGACCGCCTCCGGCAAGTACAAGTGCGGCCACGCAAACCGTAGCCACATCCTCACGAAGAAAGCGACCAAGCGCAAGCGCAACCTGCGGCAGACGAACCACGTCCGTGCCGAGGACGCTGGCCGTCTCGATCGTATGCTTCCCTACCTCTGA
- a CDS encoding undecaprenyl-phosphate glucose phosphotransferase, whose amino-acid sequence MLLADLSSATYTTSSPRLLSKYSAAADLVLRVFDLTMVVVSGLVAYRIVFGSWVPAAPYRVAIATTLLYSVICFALFPLYRSWRGRGLLSELMVLGGAFGGVFALFAVHALIVQVGEQVSRGWIGLWFVGGLASLVAARTLLRGFLNHLRAQGVDVQRVVVVGLRHPVMKINHYLSRNPWVGMNLVGYFRTPYDIAVTEQRQSLPCLGEPDALVDYLKENQVEQVWISLPLGERDHIKQLLQRLDRYPINVKLVPDLFDFGLLNQSGEQIGNTPVINLRQGGVDRDNYFVVAKALQDKILAVIALMGLWPLMAAIAVGVKLSSPGPVFFRQRRHGLGGREFYMFKFRSMRVHDDHGTTIQQATRNDTRITRFGAFLRRSSLDELPQIFNVLGGSMSIVGPRPHAAQHNTHYEKLINHYMQRHYVKPGITGWAQVNGFRGETPELRTMKKRIQYDLDYIRRWSLWLDIRIIVLTAVRVLGQKTAY is encoded by the coding sequence ATGCTTTTGGCAGACTTGAGTAGCGCGACTTACACCACATCCTCGCCACGATTGTTGTCCAAGTATTCGGCTGCAGCCGATCTGGTACTGCGCGTTTTCGACCTGACCATGGTGGTCGTTTCCGGCCTGGTCGCCTATCGCATCGTGTTCGGCTCCTGGGTGCCGGCGGCGCCATACCGGGTCGCCATCGCCACCACGCTGTTGTACTCGGTGATCTGCTTCGCGCTGTTTCCGCTGTATCGCAGCTGGCGTGGTCGCGGATTGCTGAGCGAGTTGATGGTGCTCGGTGGTGCCTTCGGCGGCGTGTTCGCCTTGTTCGCAGTGCATGCGCTGATCGTGCAGGTGGGCGAGCAGGTCTCGCGCGGCTGGATCGGTCTCTGGTTCGTTGGCGGCCTGGCATCGCTGGTGGCGGCCCGCACCTTGCTGCGCGGCTTCCTGAACCATCTGCGTGCCCAGGGCGTGGACGTGCAGCGCGTGGTGGTGGTCGGCCTGCGTCACCCGGTGATGAAGATCAACCATTACCTGAGCCGCAACCCGTGGGTGGGCATGAACCTGGTCGGTTACTTCCGCACTCCATACGACATCGCGGTGACCGAGCAGCGCCAGTCGCTGCCGTGCCTGGGCGAGCCGGATGCGCTGGTCGACTACCTGAAGGAAAACCAGGTCGAGCAGGTGTGGATCTCGCTGCCGCTGGGCGAGCGCGACCATATCAAGCAGCTGTTGCAGCGCCTGGATCGCTATCCGATCAATGTGAAGCTGGTGCCCGACCTGTTCGACTTCGGTCTGTTGAACCAGTCCGGTGAGCAGATCGGCAACACCCCGGTGATCAACCTGCGCCAGGGTGGCGTGGACCGCGACAATTATTTCGTGGTGGCCAAGGCGTTGCAGGACAAGATCCTGGCCGTGATTGCGCTGATGGGCCTGTGGCCGCTGATGGCTGCGATTGCCGTGGGTGTCAAGCTGAGCTCGCCGGGCCCGGTGTTCTTCCGCCAGCGCCGTCATGGCTTGGGCGGCCGCGAGTTCTACATGTTCAAGTTCCGCTCGATGCGCGTGCATGACGATCATGGCACCACCATCCAGCAGGCGACCAGGAACGATACGCGTATCACCCGGTTTGGCGCGTTCCTGCGTCGTAGCAGCCTGGATGAGCTGCCGCAGATCTTCAATGTGCTCGGTGGCAGCATGTCGATCGTGGGCCCGCGTCCGCATGCGGCGCAGCACAACACGCACTACGAAAAGCTGATCAACCATTACATGCAGCGCCACTACGTCAAGCCGGGCATCACCGGTTGGGCGCAGGTCAACGGTTTCCGCGGTGAGACCCCAGAGCTGCGGACGATGAAGAAGCGCATCCAGTACGACCTCGACTACATCCGTCGCTGGTCGCTGTGGCTGGATATCCGCATCATCGTGCTGACTGCGGTGCGCGTGCTCGGACAGAAGACCGCATACTGA